A single window of Methylacidimicrobium sp. AP8 DNA harbors:
- the fabG gene encoding 3-oxoacyl-[acyl-carrier-protein] reductase — MKTDSLSDKVAVVTGASRGIGRAIALRLARMGAAVACVSRKAPDAEATAAEILSFGGKAKGYATDVRIKQEVDDTSRSILRDFGRVDFLVNNAGVTRDGLAARMTEEDWDLVLDTNLKGAFLWIRALGRHFLERRSGKIVNISSVSGLMGNPGQANYSSSKAGLIGLTKSIARELASRGITANAVCPGFIETDMTKDLSEKVRVRLLEEIPLRRFGRAEEVAGMVAFLCGPDSDYITGQVFVVDGGLLA, encoded by the coding sequence ATGAAGACCGACTCGCTGAGCGATAAGGTCGCCGTGGTGACCGGCGCCAGCCGCGGCATCGGCAGGGCGATTGCCCTTCGTCTGGCCCGCATGGGCGCGGCCGTCGCCTGCGTCAGCCGAAAGGCGCCGGATGCCGAGGCCACCGCGGCGGAGATCCTCAGCTTCGGAGGGAAGGCCAAAGGCTACGCTACCGACGTCCGCATCAAGCAGGAGGTGGACGACACGAGCCGGAGCATCCTTCGCGATTTCGGCCGGGTCGATTTCCTGGTGAACAACGCGGGGGTCACCCGGGACGGCCTGGCGGCCCGCATGACCGAAGAGGACTGGGATCTGGTGCTCGATACCAACCTCAAGGGCGCCTTTCTGTGGATCCGCGCGTTGGGCCGCCACTTTCTCGAACGGCGGTCCGGAAAAATCGTAAATATATCATCGGTATCGGGCCTTATGGGCAATCCTGGACAAGCGAATTATTCCTCGTCGAAGGCCGGCTTGATCGGGTTGACCAAGTCGATCGCGCGCGAGCTCGCGTCCCGCGGCATCACCGCGAACGCCGTCTGTCCGGGGTTCATCGAGACCGACATGACTAAGGACCTCTCCGAGAAGGTCCGCGTCCGGCTTCTCGAAGAGATCCCGCTGCGGCGCTTCGGCCGCGCAGAGGAGGTGGCGGGAATGGTCGCTTTTCTTTGCGGGCCTGATTCCGATTACATTACCGGTCAGGTTTTTGTCGTCGACGGCGGCCTTCTGGCTTGA
- a CDS encoding respiratory chain complex I subunit 1 family protein yields MGLVRSFLVQAFQMLLVLLLAPGLTGLVRKVKARMLGRQGPSILQPYRDLLRLFRKSPALAPNASWLFRASPYLIFAFTWLATALVPTFCLGLPFGPWADLIAVTALIGSARFFLALSALDVGTSFGGIGASREMMIASLAEPAMLLVVFTLALIAGSTELSAITAYVLSPAVGLRVSMVLAFAALLLIALAENCRLPVDNPATHLELTMVHEAMILEYSGRHLALLELSAFLKLLLYFSLIGTIFLPWGVAAPGASLASYLAGGLFYVLKLATAGVALGIFETTLAKMRLFRVPDFLGAALMLGLLASLLRFVSSSL; encoded by the coding sequence ATGGGTCTAGTCCGATCGTTTCTGGTCCAAGCCTTTCAGATGCTCTTGGTGCTCCTCTTGGCGCCGGGCCTCACCGGCTTGGTGCGCAAGGTGAAGGCGCGCATGCTCGGCCGCCAAGGCCCTTCGATTCTCCAGCCCTACCGGGATCTCCTCCGCCTTTTCCGCAAGAGCCCCGCGCTGGCGCCGAACGCTTCCTGGCTCTTCCGCGCCTCCCCCTATCTCATTTTCGCCTTCACCTGGCTGGCGACCGCCCTCGTTCCCACCTTCTGCCTGGGTCTTCCCTTCGGTCCTTGGGCCGATCTCATCGCCGTCACCGCCCTGATCGGCAGCGCTCGATTCTTCCTGGCTCTCTCCGCTCTGGACGTCGGCACGAGCTTCGGAGGCATAGGCGCGAGCCGGGAGATGATGATCGCTTCGCTGGCGGAGCCCGCCATGCTCCTGGTGGTTTTCACGTTGGCCCTGATCGCGGGCTCCACCGAGCTCTCCGCGATCACCGCTTACGTGCTCTCGCCCGCCGTAGGCCTTCGGGTCTCGATGGTCCTGGCCTTCGCCGCTCTCCTCCTGATCGCGCTGGCCGAAAACTGCCGCCTGCCGGTCGACAACCCCGCCACGCACCTCGAACTGACCATGGTCCACGAGGCGATGATCCTCGAGTACTCGGGCCGGCACCTGGCCCTCCTCGAATTGAGCGCCTTCCTCAAGCTGCTGCTCTACTTCTCTCTGATCGGCACGATCTTCCTCCCCTGGGGCGTAGCGGCGCCGGGTGCTTCCCTCGCTTCCTACCTCGCCGGAGGGCTCTTCTACGTGCTGAAGCTGGCGACGGCAGGCGTCGCGCTGGGCATTTTCGAGACCACGTTGGCCAAAATGCGCCTCTTCCGCGTCCCGGACTTTCTCGGGGCTGCGCTCATGCTCGGCCTCCTCGCCTCCCTCCTCCGTTTCGTTTCCAGCAGCCTATAA
- a CDS encoding NADH-quinone oxidoreductase subunit B family protein, which yields MVSCGLPEPPPPVDEALLRQLGRRVEEGARRRLGRSLALRLVDAGSCNGCELELHALQNPFYDLERFGLRFVASPRHADVLLVTGVVTRNMREALERTYRAIPDPKWVVAVGDCAATGGLFSPGYACVGAAAAVVPVDLAIPGCPPRPRELLAGLLALLDSMETAHGG from the coding sequence ATGGTCTCCTGCGGCCTTCCCGAGCCTCCTCCGCCGGTGGACGAAGCTCTGCTTCGGCAGCTCGGCCGCCGGGTGGAGGAGGGAGCGAGAAGACGGCTGGGGCGCAGCTTAGCCCTCCGCTTGGTCGACGCGGGCTCGTGCAACGGGTGCGAGCTCGAGCTTCACGCCCTCCAGAATCCTTTTTACGATCTCGAGCGCTTCGGCCTGCGCTTCGTCGCTTCCCCCCGGCATGCGGACGTGCTGCTCGTGACCGGTGTGGTGACCCGGAACATGCGGGAGGCGCTCGAAAGGACCTACCGAGCCATTCCCGATCCCAAATGGGTCGTGGCGGTGGGAGATTGCGCAGCCACGGGCGGCCTCTTTTCCCCGGGATACGCCTGCGTGGGGGCAGCGGCAGCCGTGGTCCCGGTCGACTTGGCGATTCCCGGATGCCCTCCCCGGCCGCGGGAACTCCTGGCGGGACTCCTCGCCCTTTTAGACAGCATGGAGACGGCCCACGGCGGTTGA
- a CDS encoding hydrogenase-4 component E, with the protein MSTFDFDVAHLLSGSLVLASFMLLYQDRVYALLHVFTFHALLLTLSVAWQAFAQNAPHLYITAAVALVFKAVLIPVALRRIVAQLRIHQVLETVGGIGPTMLVGISLVALSLVVTLRTTPPGDRLSREDLAFALAVILLGMLMIVTRRNAISQVIGFMSLENGLILAAAGAKGMPLVVEISVAFAVLIAFIVIGIFLFRIRERFDTVDILVVDRFRGERR; encoded by the coding sequence ATGAGCACATTCGACTTCGACGTCGCCCATTTGCTTTCCGGGAGCCTTGTGCTGGCCAGCTTCATGCTCCTCTACCAGGACCGGGTCTATGCCCTCCTGCACGTGTTCACGTTCCACGCCCTGCTCTTGACCCTTTCCGTCGCCTGGCAGGCATTCGCGCAAAACGCCCCCCATCTCTACATCACCGCAGCCGTCGCCTTGGTGTTCAAGGCCGTCCTTATCCCGGTCGCGCTCCGTCGAATCGTCGCCCAGCTGCGGATCCACCAGGTTTTGGAGACGGTGGGCGGCATCGGTCCCACGATGCTGGTAGGCATCTCTCTGGTGGCACTTTCGCTGGTCGTCACCCTGCGCACCACTCCTCCGGGCGACCGGCTTTCCCGCGAAGATCTCGCCTTCGCCCTGGCGGTGATCCTCCTCGGCATGCTCATGATCGTCACCCGACGCAATGCCATCAGCCAGGTCATCGGTTTTATGTCTCTGGAGAACGGGCTCATCTTGGCCGCTGCCGGAGCCAAAGGGATGCCGCTGGTCGTGGAAATCAGCGTGGCGTTCGCGGTGCTGATCGCCTTCATCGTCATCGGCATCTTCCTTTTCCGCATCCGGGAGCGTTTTGACACGGTCGATATCTTGGTCGTCGACCGCTTCCGCGGAGAAAGACGATGA
- a CDS encoding NADH-quinone oxidoreductase subunit C, with the protein MPNSSPSGPSGSAPGSSPPAGRHPSLPELLRRGDLVERHRPWPRSIIDTSLWRIAGETLAAGNASLLGLWGEPGCVHLSFWDADSGEAGVLSLPCPEGRFPSLGRLHPPALRPERTIYDLFGLLPEESPDPRPWLDHGAWGVRFPLGKASPADGRADYPFLPAEGEELHQVPVGPVHAGIIEPGHFRFTAAGETVVRLEERLGYVHRGLDALLTGAELEQAARWAARVSGDTTAAYSAAFARAVEAALEFEAPAAAHWLRALCVEVERVANHLGDIGAICNDAAFARMHAFCTVLREKIVRAADLCFGHRLMMDRIVPGGMRAMPSGEALRRLREVCEEIAAALPGIQEVYETTPSLQDRTVGTGMLSRTLAVRYGCGGVIGRASGRLFDARRHLAYPPYPELRFSVPVREEGDVDARVGVRIREIEQSLGLIRQILDGLPPGPCFTPPPSEPTAPAEGTALVEGFRGDIFAWVRIDERGRVARCHLRDPSWFQWPLLEAAISGNIIADFPLCNKSFNCSYAGHDL; encoded by the coding sequence ATGCCTAATTCTTCTCCATCCGGTCCTTCCGGTTCCGCCCCGGGTTCTTCTCCGCCCGCGGGCCGCCATCCCTCGCTTCCGGAGCTCCTCCGGCGGGGCGACCTCGTCGAACGCCATCGACCTTGGCCTCGATCGATTATCGACACCTCCCTCTGGCGCATCGCCGGAGAAACGCTGGCCGCCGGAAACGCTTCCCTCCTCGGGCTTTGGGGCGAGCCCGGCTGCGTTCATCTCTCTTTTTGGGACGCGGATTCCGGGGAGGCGGGCGTGTTGAGCCTACCTTGCCCGGAAGGGCGGTTCCCTTCGCTGGGCCGGCTCCATCCTCCCGCTCTGCGCCCGGAGAGGACCATCTACGATCTCTTCGGGCTTCTGCCCGAAGAGAGCCCCGATCCGAGACCCTGGCTCGATCACGGGGCCTGGGGAGTCCGCTTCCCCCTGGGGAAGGCATCTCCCGCAGACGGACGGGCCGACTATCCTTTTCTTCCCGCGGAAGGAGAGGAGCTCCACCAAGTTCCGGTCGGTCCGGTCCATGCCGGCATCATCGAACCGGGCCACTTCCGCTTCACGGCGGCAGGGGAAACCGTGGTGCGCCTGGAGGAGCGCCTAGGGTACGTCCACCGAGGTCTCGATGCTTTGCTGACCGGAGCGGAGCTGGAACAGGCGGCTCGGTGGGCGGCGCGCGTCTCCGGCGACACGACGGCCGCCTACTCTGCGGCTTTCGCCCGAGCCGTCGAAGCAGCCCTCGAGTTCGAAGCCCCGGCCGCGGCTCATTGGCTTCGGGCTCTCTGCGTCGAAGTCGAACGGGTGGCCAACCACCTTGGAGACATCGGAGCGATCTGCAACGATGCGGCTTTCGCGCGCATGCACGCCTTCTGCACCGTGCTCCGGGAGAAGATTGTGCGCGCTGCGGACCTCTGCTTCGGCCATCGGCTCATGATGGACCGGATTGTTCCCGGCGGAATGCGCGCCATGCCGTCGGGAGAGGCGCTCCGGAGGCTCCGGGAAGTTTGCGAAGAGATCGCGGCCGCTCTTCCCGGAATCCAGGAGGTCTACGAGACCACTCCCTCCCTCCAGGATCGGACGGTCGGAACCGGAATGCTTTCCCGCACTCTGGCCGTCCGGTACGGTTGCGGGGGCGTCATCGGCCGAGCCTCCGGCCGACTCTTCGACGCCCGCCGCCATCTCGCCTATCCTCCCTACCCGGAACTCCGCTTCTCGGTTCCGGTACGGGAGGAGGGAGATGTCGATGCCCGCGTGGGCGTCCGGATCCGCGAAATCGAGCAGAGCCTCGGCCTCATCCGGCAGATCCTCGACGGACTGCCGCCCGGCCCCTGCTTCACGCCCCCGCCCTCGGAGCCGACGGCGCCCGCCGAAGGAACAGCCCTCGTGGAAGGATTCCGCGGAGACATCTTCGCCTGGGTCCGGATCGACGAGCGCGGCCGGGTCGCCCGCTGCCACCTTCGGGACCCGTCCTGGTTCCAATGGCCGCTGCTGGAAGCGGCGATTTCCGGGAACATCATCGCCGACTTTCCCCTCTGCAATAAGTCCTTCAACTGCTCGTACGCCGGCCATGACCTCTGA
- the rpmE gene encoding 50S ribosomal protein L31, with product MKANIHPEYGETTITCACGAVYHTRSTKNRLRLGICSSCHPLFTGQQKLVDTAGRVEKFLRRFGTKMPEMTGTAAKSPRKSKT from the coding sequence ATGAAGGCAAACATTCACCCCGAGTATGGGGAGACCACGATCACCTGCGCCTGCGGGGCCGTCTACCACACCCGCTCGACCAAGAATCGGCTGCGGTTAGGAATCTGTTCCTCTTGCCATCCCCTCTTCACAGGACAGCAGAAGCTCGTGGACACGGCCGGACGGGTGGAAAAGTTCCTGCGCCGCTTCGGCACGAAGATGCCCGAGATGACCGGGACGGCCGCCAAATCCCCCCGGAAGTCCAAAACCTAG
- the fabD gene encoding ACP S-malonyltransferase — translation MEANRALLFGGQGAQEVGMGQDLYEADPDVRRLYEEAERVLEMPLRSLCFFGPAEALTETIAAQPALFVHGYALFTLLQKRLPAFRFSAVAGLSLGELTAHAAAGTFSYSDGLRLVKKRASAIQRAAEESPGSMMALVGIDRKAAEEIAREAGVDVANYNAPDQIVLSGSPRGLALVPALARARNVRKAIPLEVSGAFHSRLMRTAAEELEAFLEDFPLEIPRVPVYSNFLGRPVHQPGEIRRSLAEQIEGSVKWEDCIRGMLAGGIRRFVEIGPRPILVGLLRRIEPGAEGVSLATLEDLKLHEDRLAER, via the coding sequence GTGGAAGCGAATCGCGCACTTCTCTTCGGCGGTCAGGGCGCTCAGGAGGTAGGCATGGGGCAAGACCTTTACGAGGCCGATCCCGATGTGCGCCGCCTCTACGAAGAGGCGGAGCGGGTGCTCGAGATGCCGCTCCGCTCTCTCTGCTTTTTTGGGCCGGCGGAAGCTCTAACGGAAACCATCGCCGCCCAGCCCGCTCTCTTCGTTCATGGTTACGCCCTCTTCACGCTGCTGCAAAAGCGCCTCCCGGCTTTCCGCTTCTCGGCGGTTGCCGGCCTCTCCCTGGGGGAGCTGACGGCTCACGCCGCCGCCGGCACCTTTTCGTATTCCGACGGCCTCCGCCTGGTGAAAAAAAGGGCATCGGCCATTCAGAGAGCGGCCGAGGAATCCCCCGGATCCATGATGGCGCTGGTCGGCATCGACCGGAAAGCCGCGGAGGAGATCGCCCGCGAGGCCGGTGTGGACGTCGCGAACTACAACGCGCCCGATCAGATCGTTCTTTCCGGTTCGCCTCGGGGGCTGGCCCTGGTTCCCGCGCTGGCCAGGGCTCGGAACGTACGGAAGGCTATCCCCTTGGAGGTCTCCGGCGCCTTCCACTCGCGCCTCATGCGCACAGCCGCCGAGGAGCTGGAGGCCTTTCTCGAAGACTTTCCCCTGGAAATCCCGCGTGTTCCGGTCTATTCGAACTTCCTGGGCCGGCCCGTTCACCAACCCGGCGAGATCCGCCGAAGCCTGGCCGAACAAATTGAGGGCTCCGTGAAATGGGAAGATTGCATCCGGGGGATGCTCGCCGGCGGGATCCGGCGGTTTGTCGAGATCGGCCCCCGCCCGATCCTCGTGGGCCTGCTGCGGCGCATCGAACCCGGTGCCGAAGGAGTCTCCCTGGCGACGCTAGAAGATCTCAAATTGCATGAAGACCGACTCGCTGAGCGATAA
- the hyfB gene encoding hydrogenase 4 subunit B: MTLVIALGCSAALLLLSIAGLGTRPASRRSPLVYAGTIAVSLVSLAVGLSQLLFLSGDTPALTLPIGLPWLGAHFRMDALSSLFLAIIGWGGASTSLFGIGYGRHESAPERVLPFFPLFLAGMIWVVLADDAYVFLFAWEFMSLASWALVVSHHREEENARAGQLYLIMAVFGGLTLLLAFGLLANSAGGYAFSGMRAAAFPSWTAGLVLLLTTIGAGSKAGLFPLHVWLPQAHPAAPSHVSALMSGVMTKVAVYGFIRVVFDLLRPQSWESSLPLLFLGGVTAVLGVLYALMQHDLKRLLAYHTVENIGIIFIGLGLALAFATNRIPWAAALSLTASLFHTINHSLFKSLLFLGSGAVLAATGERDMGKMGGLIHRMPGTSFAFLLGSVAISALPPLNGFASEWLTFQAILVSPDLPQWALKFLIVVVGALLALSAALAAACFVKAFGMSFLGRPRSPSAAEARETDRWSLSVLFLNALLCLLAGIFPGPVVNALGPAVMELVGQAMPQQSRPFWAPMVPIAQHRSSYDAFLLFVLIVLTGLAVTGLVRWFGFRPIRRSPAWDCGFPDPSPSTQYTAASFAQPIRRVYASSIFGAREAVDMPLPGEIRPARITVKIHDPAWRGIYAPIIRLVWLLADKLNPMQFLTIRRYLLLVFLLLVLLLLLLSVWV; encoded by the coding sequence ATGACCTTGGTTATCGCGCTCGGCTGCTCGGCCGCTCTCCTCCTGCTGAGCATCGCTGGCTTGGGGACGCGCCCTGCGTCCCGTCGGAGCCCGCTTGTCTATGCCGGGACCATTGCCGTCAGCTTAGTTTCCTTGGCTGTCGGCCTATCGCAGCTTCTCTTCCTTTCCGGCGACACGCCTGCGTTGACCCTTCCCATCGGCCTGCCCTGGCTCGGAGCCCATTTCCGAATGGACGCCCTCTCCTCCCTGTTCCTGGCGATCATCGGCTGGGGCGGCGCCTCGACCTCTCTCTTCGGCATCGGCTACGGCCGCCATGAATCGGCGCCCGAGCGCGTCCTTCCCTTCTTTCCGCTCTTCCTTGCAGGAATGATTTGGGTCGTCCTGGCCGATGACGCGTATGTCTTTCTGTTCGCTTGGGAGTTCATGTCGCTGGCTTCCTGGGCGCTCGTCGTCTCCCACCACCGTGAGGAAGAGAACGCCCGGGCCGGCCAGCTCTACCTTATCATGGCGGTTTTCGGGGGCTTGACGCTCCTTCTGGCTTTCGGATTGCTGGCGAACTCCGCCGGGGGCTATGCATTTTCCGGGATGCGCGCCGCCGCGTTCCCGTCCTGGACTGCGGGGCTCGTACTCCTGTTGACGACGATCGGCGCCGGCTCCAAGGCCGGCCTTTTTCCCCTCCACGTCTGGCTTCCGCAGGCCCATCCGGCCGCTCCGAGCCATGTCTCGGCGTTGATGAGCGGAGTGATGACCAAGGTGGCCGTCTACGGCTTCATCCGGGTCGTCTTCGATCTCCTTCGCCCCCAGTCTTGGGAAAGCAGCCTACCGCTGCTCTTCCTGGGAGGGGTAACCGCCGTTCTGGGCGTCCTCTACGCCCTGATGCAGCATGATCTCAAGCGGCTGCTTGCTTACCACACGGTGGAAAACATCGGGATCATCTTCATCGGCCTCGGACTCGCACTGGCCTTCGCGACGAATCGGATTCCGTGGGCCGCCGCGCTTTCCCTGACCGCTTCCCTCTTCCACACGATCAACCACTCCTTGTTCAAGAGCCTTCTCTTTCTCGGCTCCGGGGCGGTGCTGGCCGCGACGGGCGAGCGCGATATGGGGAAGATGGGGGGGCTTATCCACCGGATGCCGGGAACGTCGTTTGCCTTCCTGCTCGGTTCGGTCGCGATCTCGGCGCTTCCACCCCTCAACGGCTTCGCCTCGGAATGGCTCACCTTCCAGGCTATTCTGGTGAGCCCCGATCTTCCCCAGTGGGCGCTCAAGTTCCTGATCGTCGTCGTGGGAGCTCTCCTGGCCTTGTCGGCGGCGCTGGCGGCGGCCTGTTTTGTCAAGGCCTTCGGCATGAGCTTTCTCGGACGGCCTCGATCGCCGAGCGCTGCCGAGGCCCGGGAAACCGATCGATGGTCTCTCTCCGTCCTCTTCCTCAACGCCCTCCTCTGCCTCCTGGCCGGGATCTTCCCGGGGCCCGTCGTCAATGCCCTGGGTCCGGCGGTCATGGAGCTGGTGGGACAGGCGATGCCGCAACAGAGCCGGCCCTTCTGGGCTCCGATGGTCCCGATCGCTCAGCACCGGAGCTCCTACGACGCTTTCCTCCTTTTCGTCCTCATCGTCCTCACCGGTCTGGCCGTTACCGGGCTTGTGCGATGGTTCGGGTTTCGCCCGATCCGCCGCTCACCCGCTTGGGATTGCGGCTTTCCGGATCCGAGCCCGTCGACGCAGTATACCGCCGCGAGCTTTGCTCAGCCGATCCGCCGCGTCTACGCCTCCAGCATCTTCGGAGCCCGCGAGGCGGTCGACATGCCCCTGCCCGGAGAAATCCGCCCCGCCCGGATCACGGTCAAGATTCACGATCCGGCCTGGCGGGGGATCTACGCGCCGATCATCCGGCTCGTCTGGTTGCTCGCCGACAAGCTCAATCCGATGCAGTTTCTCACGATCCGGCGTTATCTCCTTCTCGTCTTTCTCCTTCTGGTCCTCCTGCTGCTTCTGCTGAGCGTATGGGTCTAG
- a CDS encoding hydrogenase 4 subunit F, with translation MNYSSWNPTAWALVIPAASALLLAFLRDWRLAARINILASFLSFCVALSLLAVPREAPGRYLLVDDLNIVFLILNAFVGFTTSLFSAGYIQHEIEIGRLTPRLLRFYHAMYQLLLFGMTLALLANNIGVLWASVELATLTTVLMVGIYRTHEAIEASWKYMMLSSVAIALALFGTTLTYVAARQAVGEGAEAMRWSSLLAHAATLDPSLLNLAFLFVLLGYGTKVGLFPLHAWLPDAHAEGPTPISAVLSGLLLNVALYSVIRFKMLLAGNPHVLSPGPILITMGLATVLFAAFMLYRRRDIKRLFGYSSIEHMGIITFAFGLGNPLANFAGLLHMALHSLTKSGIFFMVGHISQAKGSQKIADIRGLTESHPFLGWGLLAGTMAIIGLPPFGIFLSEFLIVSSGFSSHPWVILLLLLGLLIAFWALTLRISGMAFGRPSGRREPIRVMPLPFLIHMLAVLTAGIFLPHAVVGWFRQTAQLLR, from the coding sequence ATGAACTATTCTTCCTGGAACCCGACGGCCTGGGCGCTCGTGATTCCCGCAGCGTCCGCTCTCTTGCTGGCGTTCCTCCGGGACTGGCGGCTCGCAGCGCGGATCAACATCCTCGCATCCTTTCTCTCGTTCTGCGTCGCCCTTTCCCTTCTCGCGGTTCCGAGAGAGGCGCCGGGCCGCTACCTCCTGGTCGACGATCTCAACATCGTCTTTCTGATCCTCAACGCCTTCGTGGGCTTTACCACGAGCCTCTTCAGCGCGGGATACATCCAGCACGAAATCGAGATCGGCCGCCTCACGCCGCGACTCCTCCGCTTTTACCACGCCATGTACCAGCTTCTCCTCTTCGGGATGACGCTGGCCCTCCTTGCCAACAACATCGGGGTTCTTTGGGCTTCGGTGGAGCTGGCTACCCTTACCACGGTTCTGATGGTGGGGATCTACCGCACGCACGAAGCGATCGAGGCGTCTTGGAAGTACATGATGTTGAGCAGCGTCGCCATCGCCCTGGCGCTTTTCGGGACCACACTGACCTACGTGGCGGCCCGGCAGGCGGTCGGAGAAGGAGCGGAGGCGATGCGCTGGAGCTCGCTTCTTGCGCATGCCGCGACACTCGACCCGTCGCTGCTCAATCTCGCCTTTCTCTTCGTGCTCTTAGGATACGGAACCAAGGTAGGACTCTTTCCGCTCCATGCGTGGCTGCCCGACGCGCACGCGGAAGGACCGACCCCGATTTCCGCGGTGCTTTCGGGACTGCTGCTCAACGTCGCCCTCTACTCTGTGATCCGATTCAAAATGCTCCTCGCGGGCAACCCTCATGTCCTCTCCCCGGGTCCGATCCTGATCACCATGGGCTTGGCCACGGTTCTCTTTGCGGCGTTCATGCTCTACCGGCGCCGCGACATCAAGAGGCTCTTCGGCTATTCGTCGATCGAGCATATGGGCATCATCACCTTCGCCTTCGGGCTGGGGAATCCTCTGGCCAACTTCGCCGGACTTCTCCATATGGCGCTCCATAGCCTCACCAAGTCCGGGATCTTCTTCATGGTCGGTCACATTTCCCAAGCCAAGGGCTCACAGAAGATCGCGGACATCCGGGGGCTTACCGAGAGCCACCCGTTTCTCGGATGGGGACTGCTGGCCGGAACGATGGCGATCATCGGCCTGCCTCCCTTCGGCATCTTCCTGAGCGAATTCCTGATCGTCAGCAGCGGCTTTTCCAGCCATCCGTGGGTGATCCTGCTGCTTCTTCTCGGCCTTCTTATCGCCTTTTGGGCGCTCACGCTCCGCATCTCCGGCATGGCTTTCGGCAGGCCGAGCGGGCGCCGAGAGCCGATCCGCGTGATGCCGCTGCCGTTTCTGATCCATATGCTCGCCGTGTTGACCGCGGGAATATTTCTCCCGCACGCCGTCGTCGGCTGGTTCCGCCAGACGGCGCAGCTTCTCCGGTAG
- the fabF gene encoding beta-ketoacyl-ACP synthase II, with translation MTRRVVVTGFGAVTPNGNDAGALWESVRNGRSGIGRVTAFDTTGYDCLIAGEVRGIDLSESFRNPKEARRADRFSQLAMTAAKEAVRHSGLLSAAVDPTRVGVIVGSGIGGLKTLEDQHSVLLQKGPRRTSPLMIPMMITNIASGLIAIELGFEGPNFCVVTACATAAHCIGEAWRLIRDHEAEVILAGGSEAAVVPLGLSGFANMKALSLRNDEPQKASRPFDRDRDGFVLSEGAGIVVLEELEHAKKRGAPILGEIIGYGLSADASHITAPDPQGRCAARAMLSALQRAGKSPEQIDYINAHATSTQQGDICEALAIHRVFGAHTKKVPVSATKSMTGHCLGAAGAVELILCLQALEAQLIPPTINLDNPDPACDLLHVPHQARESKLRTVMSNSFGFGGHNASLIVAKFE, from the coding sequence ATGACACGGCGTGTCGTGGTAACCGGCTTCGGGGCGGTGACCCCGAACGGAAACGACGCCGGCGCTCTCTGGGAGAGCGTGCGGAACGGCCGAAGCGGGATCGGCCGCGTCACCGCGTTCGATACCACCGGGTATGATTGTCTGATCGCCGGAGAGGTGCGCGGCATCGACCTGAGCGAATCCTTCCGCAATCCGAAAGAAGCTCGGCGCGCCGATCGGTTCTCCCAGCTGGCGATGACGGCCGCCAAGGAGGCCGTACGCCACTCCGGCTTGCTCTCCGCGGCGGTGGATCCCACCCGCGTGGGAGTGATCGTCGGCTCGGGCATCGGCGGGTTGAAAACCCTCGAGGACCAGCACAGCGTCCTCCTGCAAAAGGGGCCGAGGCGGACTTCTCCGCTCATGATCCCGATGATGATCACCAACATCGCCTCCGGGCTGATTGCGATCGAGCTCGGCTTCGAGGGCCCGAATTTCTGCGTAGTGACCGCCTGTGCGACGGCTGCGCATTGCATCGGGGAAGCTTGGCGCCTGATCCGCGATCACGAAGCGGAAGTCATCTTGGCCGGGGGGAGCGAGGCCGCTGTCGTGCCTCTAGGGCTGTCGGGCTTCGCCAACATGAAGGCGCTGAGCCTGCGCAACGACGAGCCCCAAAAGGCATCCCGGCCCTTCGATCGGGATCGCGACGGCTTTGTCTTGAGCGAGGGAGCCGGCATCGTGGTGCTCGAAGAGCTCGAGCACGCCAAGAAGCGAGGCGCTCCCATTCTGGGCGAGATCATCGGATACGGGCTTTCCGCCGACGCCTCTCACATCACGGCCCCGGATCCCCAAGGCCGCTGCGCCGCCCGGGCCATGCTCTCGGCCCTCCAGCGGGCAGGAAAGAGCCCCGAGCAGATCGACTACATCAACGCCCATGCCACCTCGACCCAGCAAGGCGACATCTGCGAAGCCCTCGCGATCCATCGCGTATTCGGCGCGCATACGAAGAAGGTCCCGGTCAGCGCCACCAAGTCGATGACCGGCCACTGCCTGGGGGCGGCCGGAGCGGTGGAGCTCATCCTCTGTTTGCAGGCCTTGGAGGCCCAGCTCATTCCTCCCACAATCAACCTCGACAATCCCGACCCCGCGTGCGATCTTCTCCACGTCCCTCATCAGGCCAGAGAGAGCAAGCTGCGGACGGTGATGAGCAACTCCTTCGGGTTCGGGGGACACAACGCATCCCTGATTGTGGCCAAGTTCGAATAG
- a CDS encoding acyl carrier protein has translation MAEKKSIEERVKEMIVEQLGVNPEQVTPKAKFIEDLGADSLDTVELVMAFEEEFNVEVPDEEAEKLQTVGDVIRYIEEHVEEES, from the coding sequence ATGGCAGAGAAGAAATCGATCGAAGAACGCGTAAAAGAAATGATAGTCGAACAGCTCGGCGTGAATCCCGAGCAGGTGACACCCAAGGCCAAGTTTATCGAGGATCTCGGAGCGGACTCCCTCGATACGGTCGAGCTGGTCATGGCGTTTGAGGAAGAGTTCAACGTGGAAGTTCCGGACGAAGAGGCGGAAAAGCTGCAAACGGTCGGTGACGTCATCCGATACATCGAAGAGCACGTAGAGGAAGAAAGCTGA